In one Flavobacteriales bacterium genomic region, the following are encoded:
- a CDS encoding 3-hydroxybutyryl-CoA dehydrogenase, whose amino-acid sequence MKISVIGAGQMGNGIAHVFAQSGHAVTLIDIAQASLDKAMATIGKNMDRQVAKGALTEEQKAAALAAIATTTDLAAGVKDAELVVEAATEQVELKLRIFRDIDAHAPASAILATNTSSISITRIAAATRRPGQVIGMHFMNPVPVMKLVEVIRGYDTTDAVTQAVVDLSTAIGKVPVTVNDYAGFVANRILMPMINEAIQTLWQGVGGVAEIDSIMKLGMAHPMGPLQLADFIGLDTCLAILRVLHEGLGDPKYAPCPLLVQMVTAGKLGVKNGEGFYRYTAGSKESVVAPAFTR is encoded by the coding sequence ATGAAGATCTCCGTCATCGGTGCCGGCCAGATGGGCAATGGCATCGCCCATGTCTTCGCCCAGAGCGGGCACGCCGTCACCCTCATCGACATCGCACAGGCCAGCCTGGACAAGGCCATGGCCACCATCGGAAAGAACATGGACCGCCAGGTGGCCAAGGGCGCCCTGACCGAGGAGCAGAAGGCCGCCGCGCTCGCCGCGATCGCCACCACCACCGACCTGGCCGCCGGAGTGAAGGATGCCGAGCTCGTGGTGGAGGCCGCCACCGAGCAAGTCGAGCTGAAGCTCCGCATCTTCCGCGACATCGACGCCCACGCTCCGGCATCGGCGATCCTCGCCACCAACACCAGCAGCATCAGCATCACCCGCATCGCCGCCGCCACCAGGCGACCGGGCCAGGTGATCGGCATGCACTTCATGAATCCCGTGCCGGTGATGAAGCTCGTGGAGGTGATCCGCGGCTACGACACCACCGACGCCGTGACCCAGGCCGTGGTGGACCTGAGCACCGCCATCGGCAAGGTGCCGGTGACGGTGAACGACTATGCGGGATTCGTGGCCAACCGCATCCTGATGCCCATGATCAACGAGGCCATCCAAACCCTGTGGCAGGGCGTGGGCGGCGTGGCCGAGATCGACAGCATCATGAAGCTGGGGATGGCCCACCCCATGGGGCCGCTGCAGCTCGCCGACTTCATCGGCCTGGACACCTGCCTCGCCATCCTCCGCGTGCTGCACGAGGGACTCGGAGACCCCAAGTACGCCCCCTGCCCGCTCCTGGTGCAGATGGTGACCGCCGGCAAGCTCGGGGTGAAGAACGGCGAGGGCTTCTACCGGTACACCGCTGGCAGCAAGGAATCGGTGGTGGCGCCGGCGTTCACGCGCTGA
- a CDS encoding sugar transferase — protein MTSRRALVAKYVIADVIGSAVAWSLFYLYRKAELDPMKLGYAPPLELDANFYKGLVLVPLFWFGLYTAIGGYRDVFRRFRTKELGQTLLVTTLGVLVIFFVLLLDDQVPSTRYHYQSFIALFLLHFGITFPARFLITSATVRKVHSRRIGFNTVLVGGNERALAVYQEIEAMPKSPGNRFVGFVNVNGGDQQLAGILPRLGKWHQLRQVIQEHGVEEAIIAVDSGEHEHMSRIMNELEGTGVRIKVIPDMYDILSGSVKMSSIFGTPLIEVNPEIMPAWQFTLKRVVDIAVSAVALLLLAPALLVLAVLVKWSSSGPVFFRQERIGKHGRPFRIIKFRSMYCDAERNGPQLSSATDPRITPIGRWMRRTRMDELPQFWNVLKGEMSLVGPRPERQHFINAILEVAPHYRHLHKVRPGITSWGQVKFGYAENVEQMVRRLKYDILYIENMSLAVDLKILAYTVLIILKGDGK, from the coding sequence ATGACCTCGCGACGGGCACTGGTGGCCAAGTACGTGATCGCCGATGTGATCGGATCAGCGGTGGCCTGGTCCCTGTTCTACCTGTACCGCAAGGCGGAGCTCGACCCGATGAAGCTGGGCTATGCGCCGCCCCTGGAGCTGGACGCCAACTTCTACAAGGGGCTCGTGCTGGTTCCCCTGTTCTGGTTCGGGCTCTACACGGCGATCGGCGGCTACCGCGATGTGTTCCGCCGGTTCCGCACCAAGGAGCTGGGCCAGACCCTGCTGGTGACGACGCTGGGGGTGCTGGTCATCTTCTTCGTGCTGCTGCTCGATGACCAGGTCCCGAGCACGCGCTATCACTACCAGTCCTTCATCGCGCTCTTCCTGCTGCACTTCGGCATCACCTTCCCGGCGCGCTTCCTCATCACCAGTGCCACGGTGCGCAAGGTGCACAGCCGGCGCATCGGCTTCAACACGGTGCTCGTCGGCGGCAACGAGCGGGCGCTCGCCGTGTACCAGGAGATCGAGGCCATGCCCAAATCGCCGGGGAACCGTTTCGTGGGATTCGTGAACGTGAATGGCGGGGACCAGCAATTGGCGGGCATCCTTCCCCGGCTCGGCAAATGGCACCAGCTGCGGCAGGTGATCCAGGAGCACGGCGTGGAGGAGGCCATCATCGCGGTGGATTCCGGCGAGCACGAGCACATGAGCCGCATCATGAACGAGCTGGAGGGCACCGGCGTGCGGATCAAGGTGATTCCGGATATGTACGATATCCTCTCCGGATCGGTGAAGATGTCGAGCATCTTCGGCACCCCGCTCATCGAGGTGAACCCGGAGATCATGCCGGCGTGGCAGTTCACCCTGAAGCGCGTGGTGGACATCGCGGTGAGCGCCGTGGCGCTGCTGCTCCTGGCCCCAGCGCTGCTGGTGCTGGCGGTATTGGTGAAGTGGAGCTCCTCCGGGCCGGTGTTCTTCCGGCAGGAGCGGATCGGCAAGCACGGCCGGCCGTTCCGCATCATCAAGTTCCGCAGCATGTATTGCGATGCGGAGCGGAACGGCCCGCAGCTCAGCAGCGCCACCGATCCGCGCATCACGCCGATCGGCCGCTGGATGCGCCGCACGCGGATGGATGAGCTGCCGCAGTTCTGGAACGTGCTCAAGGGCGAGATGAGCCTGGTGGGCCCGCGACCGGAGCGACAGCACTTCATCAACGCCATCCTGGAGGTGGCGCCGCACTACCGCCACCTGCACAAGGTGCGGCCCGGCATCACCAGCTGGGGGCAGGTGAAATTCGGCTACGCGGAGAACGTGGAGCAGATGGTGCGCCGCTTGAAGTACGACATCCTCTACATCGAGAACATGAGCCTGGCCGTGGACCTGAAGATCCTGGCCTATACCGTGCTCATCATCCTGAAGGGCGACGGGAAATGA
- a CDS encoding glycosyltransferase family 39 protein — MPRRTPLLLTLLVALAFAVRFHAIDRFATGYDELFSALEANGLFPALIGPGTAFTGADLSAHDSWRGAARACVATDGGNGILYILALHAWTETFGNSNLAIRLFSLCCGLVVVLLTHRLALELNGDGTAALLAAGLAAMAPLLVDYSQEARGYMLGTALTLEATRLYLRISRSADASVSALARYGLVAGMALLVHYYAAYILVAHAAHAVLRHAPRRWLGWGAVAVPIAAACMGAWMLLGGWEGLGNMARHQASYAALLVANPEYDTYYRAATPLHLAQELFVQFLWLSGNSLLNLGPSLRVVALLLAVPAGLLAGLRWAAAKQGDGALLLALLAIAGPAYTLLLSALSGHTFGMRYYYVMFSAPAAVMLLARGALGWLRAARAPQRLMGGTLLACLVAVMALSISTFYRYGYRGNNQPEQVAPLALAVDALAAAAPHARIGLVHATDRDAIAFNLHLGPDAAGVPQVIDGLSPQRHAVIATLGGEPRVVLRLR; from the coding sequence ATGCCCCGTCGCACGCCGCTCCTCCTGACCTTGTTGGTGGCCCTCGCCTTCGCGGTGCGCTTCCATGCCATCGACCGGTTCGCCACGGGATACGACGAGCTGTTCTCCGCGCTGGAGGCCAATGGCCTGTTCCCGGCGCTGATCGGGCCTGGGACGGCCTTCACCGGAGCGGACCTCAGCGCCCATGACAGCTGGCGGGGCGCGGCCCGGGCCTGCGTGGCCACCGATGGCGGCAACGGCATCCTCTACATCCTTGCCCTCCACGCCTGGACCGAAACCTTCGGGAACAGCAACCTCGCCATACGGCTGTTCTCGCTGTGCTGCGGACTGGTGGTGGTGCTCCTCACCCACCGGCTGGCCCTGGAGCTGAACGGCGATGGGACCGCCGCGCTGCTTGCCGCAGGCCTGGCCGCCATGGCGCCGCTGCTGGTCGATTACTCGCAGGAGGCGCGCGGCTATATGCTGGGGACGGCGCTCACCCTGGAGGCCACGCGCCTCTACCTCCGCATCTCCCGCAGCGCGGATGCATCCGTCTCCGCCCTTGCGCGCTACGGCCTCGTCGCCGGCATGGCGCTGCTGGTGCACTACTACGCCGCTTACATCCTGGTGGCGCATGCCGCACATGCCGTGCTCCGGCACGCGCCCCGGCGATGGCTGGGCTGGGGCGCGGTGGCCGTTCCCATAGCCGCAGCCTGCATGGGCGCCTGGATGCTGCTCGGCGGCTGGGAAGGCCTGGGCAACATGGCCCGTCACCAGGCGAGCTATGCGGCGCTGCTCGTGGCCAATCCGGAATACGATACCTATTACCGCGCAGCCACCCCGCTGCACCTGGCGCAGGAGCTCTTCGTCCAGTTCCTCTGGCTGAGCGGCAACAGCCTGCTCAACCTGGGTCCTTCGCTGCGGGTGGTGGCGCTGCTCCTGGCCGTTCCGGCAGGGCTGCTGGCAGGGCTGCGCTGGGCCGCAGCGAAGCAGGGCGATGGCGCGCTGCTCCTCGCCCTGCTCGCGATCGCCGGTCCGGCCTACACGCTCCTGCTCTCAGCCCTGTCCGGACACACTTTCGGGATGCGGTACTACTACGTGATGTTCTCCGCGCCGGCTGCGGTGATGCTGCTTGCGCGCGGGGCGCTCGGTTGGCTGCGCGCTGCCCGCGCCCCGCAGCGCCTCATGGGCGGTACGCTGCTCGCCTGCCTGGTGGCGGTGATGGCCCTTTCCATTTCCACCTTCTACCGCTACGGGTATCGCGGCAACAACCAGCCCGAACAGGTGGCCCCCCTGGCCCTGGCGGTGGATGCGCTGGCCGCCGCTGCGCCCCATGCGCGAATCGGCCTTGTGCATGCGACGGACCGTGATGCCATCGCCTTCAACCTGCACCTGGGCCCTGATGCTGCCGGGGTGCCCCAGGTCATCGATGGCCTCTCCCCGCAACGGCATGCGGTGATCGCCACCCTTGGCGGTGAGCCGCGCGTGGTGCTCCGCCTGCGCTGA
- a CDS encoding GNAT family N-acetyltransferase produces MTHLRTASIADIAAIRSIAHAAWPAAYAAILSPAQLAYMLDLMYSEAALEEQMTAKGHRFLMAERDGHAVGFAAFEHGHGAVRSTRLHKLYALPIVKGTGVGSALLAGVEAAALSAGDAQVELNVNRFNPTKAWYARKGFAVVRDEVIEIGEGFVMDDHVMVRALR; encoded by the coding sequence ATGACGCATCTCCGCACGGCCTCCATCGCTGACATCGCAGCCATCCGCTCCATCGCGCATGCCGCATGGCCGGCGGCATATGCCGCGATCCTCAGCCCCGCGCAGCTTGCCTACATGCTCGATCTCATGTACAGCGAGGCCGCCCTGGAGGAGCAGATGACGGCGAAGGGCCATCGCTTCCTGATGGCTGAGCGGGACGGCCACGCCGTCGGCTTCGCGGCATTCGAGCATGGCCATGGCGCGGTGCGGAGCACCCGCCTGCACAAGCTCTATGCACTGCCGATCGTCAAGGGCACGGGCGTGGGCAGCGCGCTGCTGGCCGGCGTGGAGGCAGCTGCCCTCTCAGCCGGCGATGCACAGGTGGAGCTGAACGTGAACCGATTCAACCCGACCAAGGCGTGGTATGCACGCAAGGGCTTCGCCGTTGTGCGCGACGAGGTCATCGAAATCGGCGAGGGCTTCGTGATGGACGACCATGTGATGGTGCGGGCGCTGCGCTGA